The genomic interval GGCTTTGCGCAAGCGGGGAGCTTTCGCGATCTGCAACAAGGTTTCTGCGCAGGCCGTGATAGCCAACTCCTGGTGTGCCGCCAGCCAGCCCACGCCAAACCAGGCGTTCGGTTCGCCCGCCTCGGCAATCTCCCGGTACAACGCCGCGGCCACGCGCTCGTCGTTGAGTCGGCCCAGAGCCGACAGCGCAGGCTGCAGGCTGTCCAGAAACCGCGCGCTGGGCCCATCCAAAGCCGGCTCCACAAACTCGGTGAGGTAGCGCAAACGTTTGAGGCGTTTTCTCAGGCGGTGTTGGGCGTCGGGGGAGAGTTCGGCAAAGCACTGCATGCCTTTGTGCACCTGGGCATGCAGTGTGTGCAGGCGCTGTTGCACCCAGCGGCGAGTGTCTTTTGCAGCCAGACCCGCCGGTTCGCTGCCGGTGGCGCCATCCAGGCCCTGGGTGGTGAAGGCCATCAGGCCCACCAGCGCGCATTGGAAGGCTGCATCGCGCACGATGTGCTCCGCGGGCGCGGAACCGGTTGACCCATCCCCCAACATCTCCAGATGGGGTGCTCCGGCGGCGCGCAGTTCTGCCCCGATGCGTTGCAACACTTGGCTGCGGTCCCGCAGGTGGCCAAGATGCTGGAAGACCTGCACCAGCGGCGGCTCCCAGGCGGGGTCGAGGCCGCCGGGGGCCAGGGGCGCCAGCTCGCGCAGGGCGGTGCGCAGGCGGCGGATGCCAATGCGCAGCTGGTGCATGTGCTCGTCGTCACGTGAGCCCTCGGCGAGGTCGCTGGCAGGGCCAAGGATCTGCTGCAAGCACTGCGCCAC from Acidovorax sp. FHTAMBA carries:
- a CDS encoding CYTH and CHAD domain-containing protein; protein product: MEIEFKFCIPAERVAGVNAAMRRGRFEPIRMEARYFDTADGALSSRGIAFRLRREGDQWVQTVKALGDGPLDRQEHNAARGPATAGTVPEPLPRLHTGTVAGARLLEALHAASGPLTETYGTEMDRITREITRQGAVVELALDTGRVVAHRGTAQQREARICELELELKAGPVAGLAALARQWATRHGLFLSTVSKAERGERLLTVPGNHSHRKTRPLSTIDQQLPTGAALQRAVVAQCLQQILGPASDLAEGSRDDEHMHQLRIGIRRLRTALRELAPLAPGGLDPAWEPPLVQVFQHLGHLRDRSQVLQRIGAELRAAGAPHLEMLGDGSTGSAPAEHIVRDAAFQCALVGLMAFTTQGLDGATGSEPAGLAAKDTRRWVQQRLHTLHAQVHKGMQCFAELSPDAQHRLRKRLKRLRYLTEFVEPALDGPSARFLDSLQPALSALGRLNDERVAAALYREIAEAGEPNAWFGVGWLAAHQELAITACAETLLQIAKAPRLRKAGKR